The Euwallacea fornicatus isolate EFF26 chromosome 3, ASM4011564v1, whole genome shotgun sequence genome has a segment encoding these proteins:
- the vri gene encoding nuclear factor interleukin-3-regulated protein isoform X2: MVAEFVGRGQSGSPVNGEVPHLNSGLPNGHTREMLGPSTTPGEEHYGMSSVKHKELFSQRKQREFTPDNKKDDNYWDRRRRNNEAAKRSREKRRFNDMVLEQRVVELTKENAILKAQLEAIREEYGICGENVVCVEKVLANLPTSEQVLSITKRQKLVHPGAPPTLYAPQSPVPTPVIHQPMASQPMSRSPLQVPLEPAFREHPEYHTSYQMPYRHPSPGALNLSARRPKSSPSPFELSSTSGDEGPPIQPPPTEPNNSLPLKLRHKSHLGDKDAATALLALHNIKQEPSRASPPWDGEGSSDERDSGISLGAEWTASQAAATLQSLQKGSQNPQEPKTPHPLHSEIVRLTTEVEQLKSLMKEKEARRH, translated from the coding sequence ATGGTTGCCGAATTCGTAGGACGAGGCCAAAGTGGGTCCCCAGTGAACGGAGAAGTGCCCCATCTCAATTCGGGACTTCCCAACGGACATACCAGAGAAATGTTAGGTCCCAGTACCACTCCAGGAGAAGAGCATTATGGCATGTCTTCGGTGAAACataaggaacttttttctcaACGGAAGCAAAGGGAGTTCACTCCCGACAACAAGAAAGATGATAACTATTGGGATAGGCGAAGAAGAAACAATGAGGCCGCCAAGAGGTCTCGCGAGAAACGCCGGTTTAACGATATGGTTTTGGAGCAAAGAGTCGTGGAGCTTACCAAAGAAAACGCCATTCTGAAAGCTCAGTTGGAAGCCATTAGAGAAGAGTACGGAATTTGCGGTGAAAATGTTGTTTGCGTTGAAAAGGTGCTTGCTAACCTTCCCACAAGTGAACAAGTTCTCAGTATCACCAAGCGTCAAAAGCTAGTGCATCCTGGAGCCCCACCTACTCTATATGCTCCGCAGAGTCCAGTGCCTACCCCAGTGATCCATCAGCCTATGGCTTCCCAACCCATGTCTCGCTCTCCGTTGCAAGTCCCCTTGGAGCCGGCGTTCAGAGAGCATCCAGAATATCACACATCGTACCAAATGCCCTACAGACATCCCTCTCCTGGAGCATTGAATCTTTCTGCCAGAAGACCCAAAAGTTCTCCATCTCCGTTTGAATTATCCAGCACCTCAGGCGATGAAGGACCACCAATCCAACCCCCACCCACTGAGCCCAATAATAGTTTGCCTTTGAAACTCCGCCACAAATCACATTTGGGTGACAAAGACGCTGCGACAGCCCTTCTAGCCCTTCACAACATTAAACAGGAACCGTCAAGGGCAAGTCCGCCATGGGATGGTGAAGGGTCCTCAGACGAAAGGGACTCTGGTATTTCCTTAGGAGCCGAGTGGACCGCGTCACAGGCTGCGGCTACCTTGCAATCTCTCCAGAAGGGTTCCCAGAATCCTCAGGAACCCAAAACACCTCATCCTCTTCACTCCGAAATTGTGAGGCTAACCACGGAGGTTGAACAACTCAAATCCTTGATGAAGGAGAAAGAGGCACGCCGCCACTAA
- the vri gene encoding uncharacterized protein vri isoform X1 yields the protein MPPMHPSENGLIFSPPPDVLKQHIMVAEFVGRGQSGSPVNGEVPHLNSGLPNGHTREMLGPSTTPGEEHYGMSSVKHKELFSQRKQREFTPDNKKDDNYWDRRRRNNEAAKRSREKRRFNDMVLEQRVVELTKENAILKAQLEAIREEYGICGENVVCVEKVLANLPTSEQVLSITKRQKLVHPGAPPTLYAPQSPVPTPVIHQPMASQPMSRSPLQVPLEPAFREHPEYHTSYQMPYRHPSPGALNLSARRPKSSPSPFELSSTSGDEGPPIQPPPTEPNNSLPLKLRHKSHLGDKDAATALLALHNIKQEPSRASPPWDGEGSSDERDSGISLGAEWTASQAAATLQSLQKGSQNPQEPKTPHPLHSEIVRLTTEVEQLKSLMKEKEARRH from the coding sequence ATGTGCTGAAGCAGCATATAATGGTTGCCGAATTCGTAGGACGAGGCCAAAGTGGGTCCCCAGTGAACGGAGAAGTGCCCCATCTCAATTCGGGACTTCCCAACGGACATACCAGAGAAATGTTAGGTCCCAGTACCACTCCAGGAGAAGAGCATTATGGCATGTCTTCGGTGAAACataaggaacttttttctcaACGGAAGCAAAGGGAGTTCACTCCCGACAACAAGAAAGATGATAACTATTGGGATAGGCGAAGAAGAAACAATGAGGCCGCCAAGAGGTCTCGCGAGAAACGCCGGTTTAACGATATGGTTTTGGAGCAAAGAGTCGTGGAGCTTACCAAAGAAAACGCCATTCTGAAAGCTCAGTTGGAAGCCATTAGAGAAGAGTACGGAATTTGCGGTGAAAATGTTGTTTGCGTTGAAAAGGTGCTTGCTAACCTTCCCACAAGTGAACAAGTTCTCAGTATCACCAAGCGTCAAAAGCTAGTGCATCCTGGAGCCCCACCTACTCTATATGCTCCGCAGAGTCCAGTGCCTACCCCAGTGATCCATCAGCCTATGGCTTCCCAACCCATGTCTCGCTCTCCGTTGCAAGTCCCCTTGGAGCCGGCGTTCAGAGAGCATCCAGAATATCACACATCGTACCAAATGCCCTACAGACATCCCTCTCCTGGAGCATTGAATCTTTCTGCCAGAAGACCCAAAAGTTCTCCATCTCCGTTTGAATTATCCAGCACCTCAGGCGATGAAGGACCACCAATCCAACCCCCACCCACTGAGCCCAATAATAGTTTGCCTTTGAAACTCCGCCACAAATCACATTTGGGTGACAAAGACGCTGCGACAGCCCTTCTAGCCCTTCACAACATTAAACAGGAACCGTCAAGGGCAAGTCCGCCATGGGATGGTGAAGGGTCCTCAGACGAAAGGGACTCTGGTATTTCCTTAGGAGCCGAGTGGACCGCGTCACAGGCTGCGGCTACCTTGCAATCTCTCCAGAAGGGTTCCCAGAATCCTCAGGAACCCAAAACACCTCATCCTCTTCACTCCGAAATTGTGAGGCTAACCACGGAGGTTGAACAACTCAAATCCTTGATGAAGGAGAAAGAGGCACGCCGCCACTAA